The sequence below is a genomic window from Colletotrichum destructivum chromosome 4, complete sequence.
GTCGAGAACGGAGTCGTCACTTGGAGAGTTCCGCTCGGTGACGGCGCGGTTCCGCATGTCGCCCTTGATGATTGTGAGCACTATGTCCGCTGGCTCTTCGACCATCCCGACAGGTCTGACGGGATggacctcgaggtcgcgATCGACCATATCCACTATGCCGATCTAGCATCGGCGTTTCAAAAGGTGACAGGCAAGCCGGCTCAGTACATCGATACACCCGCCGACGTCTACTTTGACTATTTTCCGATCTCTGACGAACCGGCGGGATACAACGCGGACCCGGCGGACCCGGCCACGATGTCGATCAAGCAAAACTTTTCCGGGTTCTGGACCATGTGGTCGCACTCCGCGGGTAACAAAGGGGTCATTAAGCGGGACTATGCGCTTCTGGACGAGATCCACCCCAACAGGATCAAGACGGCAGAGGAGTTTTTCGAGAGAGAGGAGCAGAGGCGACGGGATGGTGGTCTCGATAGTCTCTTCGAGTCTATCTCAAAGAGCGACCTGGCACCCATCTTGAAGATCGGCGAGGACAACAGAAGAGGAAAGTTGTGATATGGTGATATGGAGGATGAAGCAACAAGCAAGAGGGGAACAAGGCTTCAGCATCAACTCGACCAACACGGCAAAGGCGTTGGGAAGTGTGAACCAAGACTGAAGATGTGTTCTCTGTAGTTGTTGCAAAGTGCAGTCCCGAGAAAAGAAGATGGATGCGAATCAACCCGGAGGAACCGTTCATAGACCGGTTTTCAATCGAATCGGCAGATGTCAAATGTCCGGAGAAAGTATGACCTCCAATTCCCCTTTAGGTACACTGTCTTTTACAAGATACTCAAGGATTGCCTCTATTTCACCATGATTAGTTAGATATTGGGTTCAGTGACAACAACGCAATAGGTCGTTTTTCTTGCCAGCTTTACATTGTTTTGATCATGGTAATCCTGTTATTCTTTTGTGCAAAACTGCCAGACGCTCACTTTGGCCTATGAACTGACTGAGACGTCGGTCTAAGGTATGTCAATATCATAGGGAGGGAGCGCCTGCCTTGCCGTGTCCCGGGACAGATCAACAACGATGAGATGAGCTGGGAATGCTGGGAGGTGACCTCTGTTGCCGATGCTCTTCGATGAGACCCCTGCATGGACAAGAGGACATCAATCACCCTTGGAGGCGTCATAAAACATTGTGAAGTTTAATGAAATCTATGACCATTCTAGTGTTACAATATCCCCTTGAAGCAAAAAGGCATTAATTCGCAAGTCCGAACCCATCATGCGATGTACGGCTTGACCTGCTCCTCCACCCACTCCCAGTACTTCTTCCCAAGTTCAGCGTCGAGAAGATCTGCCCGGCCAGATGCAAGCCGACCGTAAGGAATAACTACAGGGAAAGTCAGAACCAGCTGGTGGCATTCGCATTCAAGCCCGAGATCGAAGTGGCACTTACCCCAGCCTCCGTTGCTTGCCCCGGTAATTGCTGTACTTAGACCAGCGAAGAGTTCAGTGTATGCTCCATTCTTCGGATCGCTGGAGAGGAGTTTCTAAACCAAAAGCGTGGAACCAGTCAGTCTCAGGTCCGGGGACCCCTTAGTCGGATAGTCGGTCGCTTCGTTTTGGCATGTCTTACCGCAATGATCTTCGAATGCCACGACATGGTCCGCTGCAGGTCGGTCATGTAGATGCCGGGGTCCACGCTCTGCATTTCTTGTGGTAAGCACACCGGATCCCGCTCGCCGAGAGAAAGTCATGAGGTCGCCTACCACGCTGAtgatgccctcgccggccgtcCGTCTCGCgaactcggcggcgatgacgacatTGCCTGCCTTGCTCCTCGTGTacttcgtcgtcgcgctcTCGTCCTTTGCGTAGTCCATGTTGCCGAGGTCGATCGGCGGCTTGGGCGCCACGGTCACATACCCCGAAGACAGCCAGACGACCCGGACCGAGTCCTTTGGCGCGGCTCTCGCGGCGGTCGACAGCGCCGGGCGGAGGAAGTGGGTGAAGAGGAACGGGCCCAGGACGTTGACGCCGAGTTGGAGCTCGTAGCCCTGGGCCGTCTTGGACCCCTGAGGCGGCGTCATGACGCCCGCGTTGTTCCACAAGACGTCCAAGCGGCTCTCCTTTGCGAGAAACTCCTGGGCGGATTTCTTGATGGTCGTGAGGTCGCTGAGGTCCAGGTGCAGGTATTCGCAGTGGCCAGCGGATTGGGGGTACAACTCCTTCAGCTCGTTGATCACGGCCGTGGTCTTCGTCTCAGACCGCGCTGCCAAGT
It includes:
- a CDS encoding Putative NmrA-like domain, NAD(P)-binding domain superfamily, with the protein product MTTRRIFVVGATGAQGLPVCRGLTNEGGYSLRVLTRDSTSARAQQLAKLGDVEFVEGTFANEADLRKGFAGCWGAFVNIDGFNCGEKAETYWTIRSYELAVELGIKFFVFGNLDYGYKKSGYNPKFRCGHYDGKGRMAEWMLQQRKSNSMGVAIFTTGPYIEMTVSSKTIMTPRVENGVVTWRVPLGDGAVPHVALDDCEHYVRWLFDHPDRSDGMDLEVAIDHIHYADLASAFQKVTGKPAQYIDTPADVYFDYFPISDEPAGYNADPADPATMSIKQNFSGFWTMWSHSAGNKGVIKRDYALLDEIHPNRIKTAEEFFEREEQRRRDGGLDSLFESISKSDLAPILKIGEDNRRGKL
- a CDS encoding Putative short-chain dehydrogenase/reductase SDR, NAD(P)-binding domain superfamily — its product is MNDVLRSAFPPKASLTEANLPDQSGKVFIVTGSSGGLGKELAKILYSRNAKVYLAARSETKTTAVINELKELYPQSAGHCEYLHLDLSDLTTIKKSAQEFLAKESRLDVLWNNAGVMTPPQGSKTAQGYELQLGVNVLGPFLFTHFLRPALSTAARAAPKDSVRVVWLSSGYVTVAPKPPIDLGNMDYAKDESATTKYTRSKAGNVVIAAEFARRTAGEGIISVSVDPGIYMTDLQRTMSWHSKIIAKLLSSDPKNGAYTELFAGLSTAITGASNGGWVIPYGRLASGRADLLDAELGKKYWEWVEEQVKPYIA